A genomic region of Ochotona princeps isolate mOchPri1 chromosome 17, mOchPri1.hap1, whole genome shotgun sequence contains the following coding sequences:
- the OSBPL7 gene encoding oxysterol-binding protein-related protein 7 — translation MDIQERDPPSLTENAQSSKPCSVQQASELWEVLEEPRSKLETEGTRPERQEGQLLKKRKWPLKGWHKRYFVLEDGILHYATTRQDITKGKLHGSIDVRLSVMSINKKAQRIDLDTEDNIYHLKIKSQDLFQSWVAQLRAHRLAQRLDVPRGLPGTTHRKVPGTQLPPAGSTAALPGVEPREKVSSWLRDNDGLDHCSHELSACQGKLQELHRLLQSLESLHRIPSAPVIPTHQGSGTTERPKKGKRSSRMWCTQSFAKDDTMGRVGRLHGSVPNLCRYLESRDVAGPRGLPPPDYAHLQRSFWALAQKVHNSLSSVLAALTAERDRLRDLHQGSEQSRLGVSEAPAGQRRLHSLSISSDTTADSFSSLNPEEQEALYMKGRELTPQLSQSSILSLADSHAEFFDACEVLLSASSSENEGSEEEESCTSEVTTSLSEEVLDLQGAERCQKEICVPGRPVGPPRRRCLPAASGPGADVSLWNILRNNIGKDLSKVSMPVQLNEPLNTLQRLCEELEYSNLLDQASRIADPCERMVYIAAFAVSAYSSTYHRAGCKPFNPVLGETYECERPDRGFRFISEQVSHHPPISACHAESENFIFWQDMKWKNKFWGKSLEIVPVGTVHVSLPRFGDHFEWNKVTSCIHNILSGQRWIEHYGEVLIRNTQDSSCHCKITFCKAKYWSSNVHEVQGTVFSRSGRVLHRLFGKWHEGLYRGPPPAGQCIWKPNSMPPNHERNFGFTQFALELNELTAELKRTLPSTDTRLRPDQRYLEEGNIQAAEAQKRRIEQLQRDRRRVMEENNIAHQARFFRRQTDSSGKEWWVTNNTYWRLRAEPGYGNLDGAVLW, via the exons ATGGACATTCAAGAGAGGGACCCTCCATCCCTGACTGAGAATGCTCAGTCCTCGAAGCCCTGCAGTGTCCAGCAG GCCTCGGAGCTGTGGGAGGTGCTGGAGGAGCCACGCAGCAAGTTGGAGACAGAGGGGACCCGGCCTGAGAGGCAGGAGGGCCAACTGCTCAAGAAGAGGAAGTGGCCCCTGAAGGGCTGGCACAAG AGATACTTCGTGCTGGAAGACGGGATCCTTCACTATGCTACTACACGGCAAGAC ATCACTAAGGGGAAGCTCCATGGCTCCATTGACGTCCGGCTGTCGGTCATGTCCATCAACAAAAAGGCCCAGCGCATTGACCTTGACACGGAAGACAATATCTACCACCTCAAG ATCAAATCCCAGGACCTGTTTCAGAGCTGGGTGGCCCAGTTGCGTGCCCACCGCCTGGCACAGCGGCTGGATGTGCCCCGTGGCTTGCCCGGCACCACTCATCGAAAG gttcctggcacccagcttcCGCCAGCGGGTAgtactgcagccctgcctggggtCGAGCCTCGGGAGAAGGTGTCCTCCTGGCTGAGGGACAACGATGGCCTAGACCACTGCTCTCATG AGCTCTCGGCCTGTCAGGGGAAGCTGCAGGAGCTGCACAGACTTCTTCAGAGCCTGGAGTCCCTGCACCGCATCCCCTCGGCCCCTGTGATCCCCACGCACCAG GGTTCTGGGACCACTGAGAGACCCAAGAAGGGAAAACGGAGCAGCCGCATGTGGTGCACACAGAGCTTCGCCAAGGACGACACCATGGGGCGG GTTGGTCGTCTGCATGGCTCTGTCCCCAACCTGTGTCGCTACTTGGAGTCTCGGGATGTCGCAGGCCCCCGGGGGCTGCCACCTCCCGACTACGCCCACCTGCAGCGTAGTTTCTGGGCTCTGGCTCAGAAGG tgcacAACTCcctcagcagtgtcctggctgccctcacCGCTGAACGTGACCGACTCAGGGACCTGCACCAGGGCTCAGAGCAGTCACGGCTGGGG GTTTCCGAGGCACCAGCTGGCCAGAGGCGCCTCCACTCGCTGTCCATCTCCTCCGACACCACAGCGGATTCCTTCAGTTCCCTCAACCCCGAGGAG CAAGAGGCTTTGTACATGAAGGGTCGGGAGCTGACCCCTCAGTTGTCCCAGAGCAGCATCCTGTCCCTCGCTGATTCCCACGCAGAGTTCTTCGATGCCTGTGAAGTCCTCCTGTCCGCCAGCTCTTCTGAGaatgag GGCTCAGAGGAGGAAGAGTCATGTACTAGCGAGGTCACCACGAGCCTGTCCGAGGAGGTGCTGGATCTCCAGGGAGCCGAGCGCTGTCAGAAAG AGATTTGTGTTCCAGGGAGACCTGTGGGGCCCCCACGCCGCCGCTGCCTGCCTGCCGCCAGCGGCCCAGGGGCCGACGTCAGCCTGTGGAACATTCTGCGCAACAACATCGGCAAAGACCTGTCCAAGGTGTCGATGCCGGTGCAGCTCAATGAGCCGCTCAACACCCTGCAACGGCTCTGCGAGGAGCTGGAGTATAGCAACCTGCTAGACCAGGCCAGCCGCATTGCTGACCCCTGCGAGCGCATG GTGTACATCGCCGCCTTTGCGGTGTCAGCCTATTCCTCCACGTACCACCGAGCAGGCTGCAAGCCCTTCAATCCGGTCCTCGGGGAGACTTACGAGTGTGAGCGGCCCGATCGCGGCTTCCGCTTCATCAGCGAGCAG gtttcccaccaTCCCCCCATCTCGGCATGCCATGCGGAGTCAGAGAACTTTATCTTCTGGCAAG ACATGAAGTGGAAGAACAAGTTCTGGGGCAAATCCCTGGAGATTGTGCCAGTGGGGACAGTCCACGTGAGCCTGCCCAG GTTTGGGGACCACTTTGAGTGGAACAAGGTGACATCCTGCATCCACAACATCCTGAGTGGCCAGCGCTGGATCGAGCACTACGGGGAGGTGCTCATTCGCAACACGCAGGACAGTTCCTGCCACTGCAAGATCACCTTCTGCAAG GCCAAGTACTGGAGCTCCAACGTGCACGAGGTGCAGGGCACCGTGTTCAGCCGCAGCGGCCGCGTCCTCCACCGCCTCTTTGGCAAATGGCACGAGGGGCTCTACCGGGGTCCCCCGCCCGCTGGGCAGTGCATCTGGAAACCCA ACTCAATGCCCCCAAACCATGAGCGAAACTTCGGCTTCACTCAGTTTGCCTTGGAGCTGAATGAGCTGACGGCGGAGCTGAAGCGGACGCTGCCTTCCACTGACACGCGGCTGCGGCCCGACCAGAG GTACTTGGAAGAGGGGAACATCCAGGCCGCCGAGGCACAGAAGAGAAGGATTGAACAGCTGCAGCGGGACCGGCGCAGAGTAATGGAGGAGAACAACATTGCCCACCAGGCTCGCTTCTTCAG GCGGCAGACGGACAGCAGCGGCAAGGAGTGGTGGGTGACCAACAACACCTACTGGAGGCTGCGGGCCGAGCCCGGCTACGGGAATCTGGATGGGGCCGTGCTCTGGTAG